From Woronichinia naegeliana WA131, the proteins below share one genomic window:
- a CDS encoding N-6 DNA methylase — protein MDYPKEQVITEDATAGGYPDIKLLTDEKIAWVVGDLKKDDAELTTLKGRNNLWQQKRKYVEGLTRYVLFLTPHYLWIVLPTGEALEDFEEPLNLSGITLANLKLKLKFLSHEQANHLNQWATFIEGEFPYIYLKLDDPLILNQLQRDLQNSFAELNEAAEKAIQKLLSQYEDYERQKQEINRNLVDTGEAKNRALMRLGNKYNFERFLFNEILPQFEDQYGREVTAQSNKQAQERIREAFISDSVAVLIARVLFLRLLEDLGLGKKRRLSNGGPKDWAAFVDHLTGDARALVQLISEDVGRLYQDPFEQNLFDWIYRANGMLDEALQRLILRFNAYNFSGLSEEILGDIYQSFLPTAKRKRLGEFYTPASIVDWLLDQTIFSHEPDKILDPACGSGSFLVRYVHRVLDDAKKRGLEPNDIFKELQDNVWGFDLNPFAAFISHFQLTWALLRYKQQTTPPIIHIYNLNSVLKDADLVSLLGEQYLSPGSVERDSAKWKYIVGNPPYIRAERVKYSDEMRGLWQQIWGQNADTGLVFLYRALTESLEEGGFLGMVVSGGYANSEAAAKVWKLLYPNRGAALRKLVWLEFTDKPIWDVARVPLILVIERVSAKENDKIELYVPSTWPTKEKPIKIKYKDFFDTKVSPRVTAIDPSNTNEGRWGDYLLPLLNPNDISILKKLYPNGNNGSSNTIVPLKEAVAQQVSRNNRPFWFTYGIQRGGADVTPERTSENSIQVIAGRGLSISWYGEPAGWVDLDMIRERPNGKLSLWAEQRPSLFLAVTNIGSAPLATLVDTPSIAALDTLIIALPKEDNSVSIKAVASYLNSKLVRFYWAVRLRSGVIQGYYAHIYPRTLEALPWVKNLDPNLEQQLTNNYNELARLAVIAKNNPEEWLLSEVENRIQEKRYKLSERHLGLTFINWGSDNVTVAELSLDHQFIRSGLFWFELVNEDLAELVFKLLTLNLEDDSKVSKGTIQKLLIPQDYRSLMQEYRQRLVSFQQVELDFFAVLAKIDEAVYTMFDLTAEEKAHIEQRLGSFPLNQLQPRYPWQTVKPRPIKAYTEDRFA, from the coding sequence TTGGATTATCCCAAAGAGCAAGTCATTACAGAGGATGCAACAGCAGGTGGTTATCCTGATATTAAGTTATTGACTGATGAAAAAATTGCTTGGGTAGTAGGTGATTTAAAAAAAGATGATGCCGAGCTAACAACTTTAAAAGGCAGAAATAACCTTTGGCAGCAAAAAAGAAAATATGTCGAAGGGTTAACTCGTTATGTTTTGTTTTTAACCCCTCATTATTTATGGATTGTTTTACCCACAGGTGAAGCCCTTGAAGATTTTGAAGAACCTTTGAATTTATCAGGAATTACCCTGGCAAATTTAAAATTAAAACTTAAATTTTTATCCCATGAGCAAGCAAATCACCTCAATCAATGGGCAACTTTTATAGAAGGCGAGTTTCCTTATATTTATTTAAAGCTAGATGACCCCCTTATCCTTAATCAATTACAAAGAGATTTACAAAATAGCTTTGCAGAGTTAAATGAAGCGGCAGAGAAAGCCATTCAAAAATTACTATCACAATATGAAGACTATGAAAGACAAAAACAGGAAATTAATCGTAATCTAGTTGATACGGGAGAAGCTAAAAATCGTGCCTTAATGCGACTAGGTAATAAGTATAATTTTGAACGTTTTTTGTTTAACGAAATTCTTCCCCAATTTGAAGATCAGTATGGTAGAGAAGTTACGGCTCAATCCAATAAACAGGCTCAAGAACGGATTCGGGAAGCTTTTATTTCTGATTCTGTTGCTGTTCTAATTGCACGTGTTTTGTTTCTACGATTATTAGAGGATTTAGGGTTAGGTAAAAAAAGACGGTTATCGAATGGGGGCCCAAAGGATTGGGCGGCCTTTGTAGATCATTTAACAGGGGATGCTCGTGCGTTGGTTCAGTTAATTAGTGAAGATGTAGGACGACTTTATCAAGACCCTTTTGAACAAAATTTATTCGATTGGATTTATCGAGCTAATGGAATGTTAGATGAGGCTCTACAGCGTCTCATTTTAAGGTTTAATGCCTATAATTTTTCAGGTTTATCAGAGGAAATATTAGGAGATATTTATCAGTCATTCTTACCAACTGCTAAACGTAAACGACTGGGGGAATTTTATACTCCTGCGTCCATTGTAGATTGGTTACTTGATCAAACGATTTTTAGTCATGAACCTGATAAGATTTTAGACCCTGCCTGTGGGAGTGGCTCATTTTTAGTTCGTTATGTTCATCGAGTGTTAGATGATGCAAAAAAAAGAGGATTAGAACCGAATGATATTTTTAAGGAATTGCAAGATAACGTTTGGGGATTTGACTTAAATCCTTTTGCCGCTTTTATTAGTCATTTCCAATTAACCTGGGCATTGCTAAGGTATAAACAACAAACTACGCCACCGATTATTCATATTTATAATCTTAATAGTGTGCTTAAAGATGCGGATTTAGTGTCTTTGTTGGGTGAGCAATATCTATCCCCTGGTTCGGTGGAACGAGATAGTGCAAAATGGAAATATATTGTTGGTAATCCTCCCTATATTCGCGCTGAACGGGTTAAATATAGTGATGAAATGCGTGGTCTATGGCAACAGATTTGGGGACAAAATGCGGATACAGGGCTAGTTTTTCTCTATCGTGCTTTAACGGAATCTTTAGAAGAAGGTGGATTTCTGGGCATGGTTGTTAGTGGTGGCTATGCAAATTCGGAGGCGGCGGCAAAGGTTTGGAAATTGCTTTATCCTAATCGGGGTGCGGCTTTAAGGAAATTAGTTTGGTTAGAATTCACTGATAAGCCTATTTGGGATGTGGCTCGCGTTCCTTTAATACTGGTAATTGAAAGAGTTTCAGCAAAAGAAAATGATAAAATTGAACTTTATGTTCCTTCCACTTGGCCAACTAAAGAAAAACCGATCAAAATTAAATATAAAGACTTTTTTGACACCAAGGTAAGTCCAAGAGTTACGGCCATTGATCCTAGTAATACTAATGAAGGACGTTGGGGAGATTATCTTTTACCCCTGCTAAATCCGAATGATATTTCTATTTTAAAGAAACTTTATCCTAATGGGAATAATGGCAGTAGCAACACCATTGTTCCGTTGAAAGAAGCCGTCGCTCAACAAGTAAGCCGTAATAATCGTCCTTTTTGGTTTACTTATGGAATTCAACGCGGTGGCGCAGATGTTACTCCAGAACGAACAAGTGAAAATTCAATTCAAGTTATTGCTGGACGTGGCTTATCTATTAGTTGGTACGGAGAGCCTGCGGGATGGGTTGATTTAGATATGATTAGAGAACGTCCCAACGGAAAGTTAAGTTTATGGGCAGAGCAAAGACCGTCTTTATTTTTAGCCGTAACTAATATCGGTTCCGCACCTCTCGCTACATTAGTTGATACTCCATCTATTGCTGCCCTTGACACTCTTATTATTGCTTTACCGAAAGAAGATAATTCAGTTTCGATTAAAGCAGTTGCTAGTTATCTTAATAGCAAATTAGTTCGATTTTATTGGGCTGTACGTTTAAGAAGTGGTGTTATTCAAGGATATTATGCCCATATTTATCCCCGAACTTTAGAAGCTTTGCCCTGGGTTAAAAACCTTGATCCTAACCTTGAACAACAATTAACTAATAACTATAATGAACTAGCCCGATTAGCCGTGATCGCCAAAAACAATCCCGAAGAATGGTTGTTATCAGAAGTAGAAAATCGGATTCAAGAAAAACGTTATAAATTATCGGAGCGACATTTAGGATTAACTTTTATTAACTGGGGTTCTGATAATGTTACCGTTGCCGAATTAAGTCTAGATCATCAATTTATTCGCTCTGGTTTATTCTGGTTTGAGTTAGTCAATGAAGATTTAGCAGAATTAGTGTTCAAATTACTAACTCTTAACTTGGAAGATGATAGTAAGGTTTCAAAGGGAACTATTCAAAAATTATTAATTCCCCAAGATTATCGGTCGCTTATGCAAGAGTATCGTCAACGCTTAGTCAGTTTTCAACAGGTAGAATTAGACTTTTTTGCGGTTTTAGCCAAAATTGATGAAGCCGTCTATACAATGTTTGACTTAACAGCAGAAGAAAAAGCTCATATTGAACAACGCTTAGGCAGTTTCCCCTTAAATCAACTACAACCCCGCTATCCCTGGCAAACCGTTAAACCTCGACCTATCAAAGCCTATACCGAGGATAGATTTGCGTAA
- a CDS encoding cytochrome b/b6 domain-containing protein, with the protein MSPATPYQPILLRILHAAIAILTLSALISGFGVYNTYDKRWGSLNLPRLDAIQDIHGTIALTFLLILPVFALYSFRIGYRRLVQEQSLRHLTEIGKPIWWVSLHRISNTLILFSITFAIITGRMMEEEWLPAGELFHPWYIAHLTAWFCVLISVAFHLLLGAKIGGFSLLISMFSTQKSSEDKLSNWLKDIRVNRLSKLLKIIEFIVIGGIILAFILPLFN; encoded by the coding sequence ATGTCGCCTGCCACTCCCTACCAACCCATTTTATTAAGAATATTACACGCTGCGATCGCCATACTCACTTTATCGGCTCTTATTTCGGGTTTTGGGGTTTACAACACCTATGACAAACGCTGGGGAAGTCTTAATTTACCCAGATTAGACGCTATTCAAGATATTCATGGAACCATTGCTCTGACCTTCTTATTAATACTGCCAGTCTTTGCTCTATACAGTTTTCGTATTGGCTATCGCCGCTTAGTACAAGAGCAGTCTTTGAGGCATTTAACGGAAATTGGTAAACCGATTTGGTGGGTATCACTCCATCGTATCTCTAACACATTAATCTTGTTTTCTATAACCTTTGCCATTATAACAGGACGCATGATGGAAGAAGAATGGCTTCCTGCGGGAGAACTTTTTCACCCCTGGTATATCGCTCATTTAACAGCATGGTTTTGTGTGTTAATAAGCGTAGCATTCCATTTATTATTAGGGGCAAAAATAGGGGGATTTTCTCTGTTAATTTCCATGTTTAGTACCCAAAAAAGCAGTGAAGATAAGCTATCTAATTGGTTGAAAGATATTCGGGTTAATCGGCTGAGTAAACTCTTGAAAATCATAGAATTCATAGTGATTGGTGGAATTATTTTAGCCTTTATCTTGCCATTGTTTAATTAG
- a CDS encoding EI24 domain-containing protein: MYSKLLQQILSGFGLLTGASYPFQTLALFWRSPSLLPYIIIPLLLNIGLGIFLYWQLFSWEQNTIEIILINSRDQWQIIYNQLPTWLQGIEILIQVLFWVVKLFLQLATLILTGFILAQIGVLLGAPWYGRLSEKLEFLRLGKCYLKEVGLLREIQRAIAFELKKLVIIIGLGFPCFLFNFFPGIGPLIATIGGITITTTLTCLDFLDQPLERRRLTFRAKLGLIVKSLPSSGGFGLTCLGLVSIPLVNLVTIPLCVAAGTLFFSDRLYPRYFAELESQSPNLKPEQF, from the coding sequence ATGTATAGCAAACTTCTACAACAAATCTTGAGTGGTTTTGGTCTTTTAACAGGAGCTAGTTACCCTTTTCAAACATTAGCATTATTTTGGCGATCGCCGTCTCTTTTACCCTATATTATTATTCCCCTCTTACTAAATATTGGCCTCGGTATTTTTCTCTATTGGCAATTATTTTCCTGGGAACAAAATACCATTGAGATTATCCTCATCAATAGCCGCGATCAATGGCAGATAATTTACAATCAGTTACCCACTTGGTTGCAGGGAATTGAGATTCTAATTCAGGTTTTATTCTGGGTAGTAAAGTTATTTTTGCAGTTAGCAACCTTGATTCTCACTGGCTTTATTTTAGCCCAGATCGGTGTCTTGCTCGGTGCGCCCTGGTATGGTCGTCTATCAGAAAAATTGGAATTTTTGCGATTAGGCAAATGTTACCTCAAGGAAGTCGGGTTGCTTCGGGAAATACAACGGGCGATCGCTTTTGAACTTAAGAAATTAGTGATCATTATTGGTTTGGGTTTTCCCTGTTTTCTGTTCAATTTTTTCCCAGGCATTGGCCCACTAATCGCTACGATTGGAGGCATTACAATTACCACAACTTTAACCTGTTTAGATTTCTTAGATCAACCCTTAGAGCGTCGTCGCTTAACCTTTCGGGCTAAATTAGGCCTGATTGTTAAAAGTCTGCCCAGTAGTGGGGGATTTGGTCTAACCTGTTTAGGTTTAGTGAGTATCCCCCTCGTTAATTTAGTAACCATTCCTCTCTGTGTAGCGGCTGGAACTTTATTTTTCAGCGATCGCCTTTATCCCCGCTATTTTGCCGAGCTAGAAAGTCAGTCCCCAAATCTTAAACCAGAGCAATTTTAA
- a CDS encoding S1 family peptidase — protein MNSEFLAQARAYKNELIARLFGQPESSPTETEKLSILQAIPEGSNIVGVGFGHKVTQGSIAREEPVIRVYVRAKLLESELSEKMKIPKEINGIPTDVIEVGEVNPHSTPCGVSVSHQSGKPGTIGCLVRKTDGSSNADFLLSNNHIFANFNTAKIGDFIVQPAISDGGNQVIAQLTDFQVMNFSGAPNFMDAAIAQVFTAGQVTPNIKGIGNINPNPIAAKVNQSVRKNGRTTGLTMGIISDPAVDMMIPYVSKVARLEDHIMISNVGTPFSQVGDSGSLVVDSATLRPVGLLAAGGNGFSLASPIGPILQRFKIALV, from the coding sequence ATGAACTCAGAATTTCTCGCACAGGCTCGCGCTTATAAAAATGAATTAATTGCCCGTCTATTTGGTCAACCCGAATCCTCCCCTACTGAGACTGAAAAACTTAGCATTCTTCAGGCAATTCCTGAAGGAAGTAACATTGTTGGGGTCGGATTTGGCCATAAAGTAACCCAGGGAAGTATTGCCAGGGAGGAACCAGTTATTCGGGTTTATGTCAGAGCAAAATTATTAGAGTCTGAGTTATCTGAGAAAATGAAAATCCCCAAGGAAATTAATGGCATTCCCACTGATGTCATCGAAGTCGGCGAGGTTAATCCCCATAGCACACCTTGTGGTGTTTCCGTTAGTCATCAAAGCGGTAAACCCGGCACGATTGGCTGTCTAGTGCGGAAGACCGATGGCAGTAGTAATGCTGATTTTTTATTATCTAATAATCACATCTTTGCTAATTTTAACACGGCAAAAATTGGAGATTTTATCGTACAACCGGCGATTAGTGATGGCGGAAATCAGGTGATTGCCCAGTTGACAGATTTTCAAGTGATGAATTTTAGTGGTGCTCCTAATTTTATGGATGCTGCGATCGCCCAGGTCTTTACAGCCGGTCAAGTCACCCCTAATATTAAAGGGATTGGCAATATTAACCCGAATCCCATAGCTGCAAAAGTGAATCAATCTGTTCGCAAAAATGGCAGAACGACGGGCTTAACAATGGGCATTATTAGTGATCCAGCCGTCGATATGATGATTCCCTATGTCTCTAAAGTTGCCCGTCTAGAAGATCATATTATGATTAGTAATGTGGGAACTCCTTTTAGTCAGGTGGGAGATTCGGGTTCCCTAGTGGTAGATTCAGCGACGTTGCGACCCGTTGGCTTGTTAGCGGCCGGGGGAAATGGCTTTTCTCTGGCAAGTCCTATTGGCCCAATTTTGCAACGCTTTAAAATTGCTCTGGTTTAA
- a CDS encoding NAD(+) kinase: MELKQVIIAHKAGHPQSKAWAETCAKQLEARNCKVLMGPSGFKDNPYPVFLASATEKIDLAIVLGGDGTVLAAARHLAPEEIPILAVNVGGHLGFLTEPFDIFQDTEAIWERLTEDRYAVQQRMMLEAGLFEGDRHNPQSVSDRFYALNEMCVKPACIDRMPTSTIEIEIDSELVDQYQCDGLLVATPTGSTCYTASANGPILHPGMDAIIVTPICPLSLSSRPIVIPPGSNVNIWPFGDYELNTKLWTDGSLATGIWPGQWVGVCMAKYAVKFILLRESYSFYQTLRDKLQWAGARIHYENNLPVNN; this comes from the coding sequence ATGGAATTAAAGCAAGTCATTATCGCTCACAAGGCAGGTCATCCCCAAAGTAAAGCTTGGGCTGAAACCTGTGCTAAGCAACTAGAAGCCCGCAATTGTAAGGTCTTGATGGGGCCGAGTGGTTTTAAAGATAACCCCTATCCGGTTTTTCTGGCTTCGGCAACCGAAAAGATTGATCTAGCGATCGTCTTAGGGGGGGATGGTACGGTACTGGCCGCAGCGAGACATTTAGCTCCAGAAGAAATTCCTATTTTAGCTGTCAATGTCGGGGGACATCTCGGCTTTTTAACCGAACCCTTTGATATTTTTCAGGATACGGAAGCGATTTGGGAGCGTCTCACAGAAGATCGTTATGCAGTACAACAACGCATGATGTTAGAAGCTGGTCTATTTGAAGGCGATCGCCATAATCCTCAATCCGTCAGCGATCGCTTTTATGCCCTTAATGAAATGTGTGTTAAACCGGCCTGTATTGATCGAATGCCGACTTCGACGATTGAAATTGAAATAGATAGCGAGTTGGTTGATCAGTATCAGTGCGATGGTTTGTTAGTGGCAACGCCCACCGGTTCTACCTGTTATACCGCCTCGGCCAATGGCCCTATTCTTCACCCAGGCATGGACGCGATTATTGTTACCCCCATTTGTCCCCTCAGTTTGTCTAGTCGTCCAATTGTCATTCCCCCCGGTTCCAACGTTAATATTTGGCCCTTTGGAGATTATGAGCTTAATACAAAGCTATGGACGGATGGTTCTCTAGCAACAGGCATTTGGCCAGGGCAATGGGTCGGTGTCTGTATGGCTAAATATGCTGTCAAATTTATTTTGCTCAGAGAAAGCTACTCCTTTTATCAGACACTACGGGATAAATTGCAGTGGGCTGGAGCCAGAATTCATTACGAAAATAATCTACCTGTAAATAATTAG